The following DNA comes from Niallia circulans.
TTTTAAAAATCAATGGAAGTTCTACTTCAGCGCAACAATGAGGACACCATTCTGCCATCGTCTCAAGGATCTTTTCTTCAGCACCGCATTCAATCAGCATCCCATCTTCAATAGCAAAATCAATAATTTCATCTGTATTGTCATATGTATATGTGTCCAAAAATTCATTAATGGATTTGTATCCTAAACAAAGTACTATGTTTTCCATCCAGTCGTAAGGCACCTTATAAAAGGCGCTTACGACTCCTTCAAATTCTCCTTGTTTAATTTGTTTCAGCTTATTTATATATCCGTAAATAGTTATGTTATTGTTATTCATTAATTTCCCCCCGAATATCTACCACAAAATTCACATCGGCCATTGCTCCACAATCCATAGTGCATAATAAAAGGGTTGCCATTCCCCCACTCGATAATTGCTCCTTCATTTCCTTTCCCACAGTGTTTATAATCATTATCCTTATGCTGTTCTTCATATCTTCTTTGTCCAGCAATTAAATTTTGAGTTGCTTGTTCTCCATATTTTTGCAAACTTTCTTTTTCCCATTTGTACGGCATATCTAATTCCCCCAATAATTTATTTTAGGAAGGAAAGGATCTTCCTTTCCTTTAGTTTTGCAATTCTGTGATTTCTCCAATAAGCCAAGAAGTTTCTCTATTATCTTCAAATACTGCAGAAACTTGACCATTATAAGGGTCAAACTTAATCATAGTTTTAATTTTCATTTCCTTTTCAAAGCTTAAAAACTTAAAAATTCCATTATCATAGTGCCTAAACTCCAGTCCCTCAAAATTAAAGATTTTACTGTTTTCCACATGAACTTTTACATTTTTTATTATTTGATTTTGTAAGTTTTTAAGAATCATTTGATTTTGCTCCTTTGAATTTCATTTTTCTTTTGTCTTCCGTATGGAAGGCTGTTCCCTAAATGGGAATTATTTTTCCCGTTTTGACATGGAGTATGAATTGATCGCATAGGGAATGGGTCAAGGGTTAAAGACAGAAAGTTTTTCGTTCCGATTTTGCCCTTAAACGAAAAAGTTTTTGTCCCCTTGACCTATTTCCTCGGCCACTTAGGCTGCAGCAGGGAAGGTTCGGGTGCCCTGCCTGTTGCAGCCTTAGTGGCCTTGCGAATCAATACCATACTGAAGGCAAAAGGGGAAAAATGACTCAAATAAAAAAGCAGGCGTTAGCCTGCTATCCTTTGGTTTTACGTTTCTTTATGTTTTGATGGTTTTCGGCTCGTGCGGTGCGGCCTGAAAGGCAAAAAGATCTGGAACCTACGGAATGTAGGCGCAAGCCGTACAGTCCGTGGTTAGCGAGCTTTTTAGTGCCGTAGCGACACCTACTACTGGTTAGCAGATGCGGACCAAAGGGAGGCAGCTGGTTATCCAGTAGTCAGTGCTGCCGCCCAAATAAAGCACTTATTCTAATAATCTTTCTATATCTGCTGTTAAGTAGAAGAAGGGAGAAAAGCAATCTTCCTGGATAATAGATAAGAAATGCTTCATATGAATCTCAAGATCTTTTAATACCTGTCCATTTAAAGAATTGCCTTCTAGTGTGATTTTAATAAAAAGAGCATCTGAATAAAGATCATCCAGGATGTTATCTTTATACAGGCTGCTAAGAAGATGATCTTCTTTCCTCCTGCTTATCTCATGCAATAGTTCATTGATTGATTGTAAAGTATTTTTCATTTTGGTAAACCTCCATATTTTTTTAGTGTTCAATAGTACAACTTGCAATAATTAGGATATTGGGACATTCATTAAAGGATAAAATTGCCTTCGTTAACTTATAAGCAGTTAAATCGAAAAAGTTAAGTACCTAATAAAATTAATTACCTAATATAAGCCGATACTTTTAAAAATAAATCCCTAATCTTCAGAAAAACTTTTTTATCCACCTAATAGTCCCAACAATGCTTATAAAGCTACAGTTGTATACACTTCTACAATTAGAGAGAAAAAGTAAAACTGTGACATAACCTTGTTACAATGTAGTTATAGTGAAAGGAGATCAATTGTGGGTCATTTAAGCCGATAAAATTTTTAGATAGAAAAATATTGCGAATTACTTTTAATTTCTAACCCTTTCATCCTAATACATGCAAGTTGTTCTTGTTTCTGGACAAAGAAATCCTTCTAATATATAAGGTGAAATTAGTAGGCGAAAATTTAAACAATTTCTAAAGAAAAATAAAAAATCCTACTAATGGTACATAAGTTGAAAATAATTTTGCACAGCAATTAAAGATGTCCTACATACTTATTTAGCGAAGTAAAATTCAAATTGGGACATTTATTCGGCAAATAATATCGTTTGAAACTAAATTCGCACTTTATAAAAAGAAAAAGACACCAAAATAGAAAATAATTTGGTGTCTTCTCGTAACTATTTATAAAGTTATTTAATAAAAGGTAGATAAATAGAATATATTTTCGTATAAAAAAAGTCTTATGAGGACTACTCTCAAAGGCTTTTTGTATTTTTTTAGAGTAAATTCAAATCGAAAATCGTTAAAATTTGAGTAATTTTGTTGACTAAGAAATTCAAAGAGACTTTATTGACTCAAGTTCCAAAAAAGGGTTTAATAGGTTTTATAAATACTAGCTTAGAGTCTTCATACATAAGGGTTTTGTGAAATTCGAAATTGGGGGACTGATGTTAATTATTGAAAGTTTATCGACTGTTCAATGGTTGGAATTCATTAATTGTTAACTACTCTTCTCTTCCTTTTCTTTGGGAGGTGAGAACTTGAAAAATGATTTAATGAATGAATTATTAAACTCACTCATAGTGAACGAACTACCTGGTAGCATAGAACATATTGCTAATGGTTTTATTTCGGGGGCAATTGAGCCGACACTTTTAGGAGTGATTCGGTATGTTTTTAGCAACTGGTCGACTGTTTGGGTTTTAGTCTGTGCCCTTTATTGGACAATTCGTAAATTACAGCGCTCCAACGCTGAAATTAAGAAAAAATCCAAAAACACAGACAATGACAGCCCAAACGTGTAAATCAATTTTACAAAGTATTTTGGTATCGATGTTTGTTTTAAAGCGCATTCGCTCCAACGAATGTGCTTTTTTACTCTTAGTAGTCTTAGTTTAGATAATTATATATTATCTATATTAAGACTTCTTGCAAGTATTACCAAATATGTAAGTGGTAATACTGTTTAATCGTTTTTAAATAGTTTTCTTGAGTAAACTATATCAAACTTCCGTTGCCCTTTCAATGATTAGATTTCATAAGGAAAGTCCAATTCCATGTTGTTTAAGGTGCTTATGCTCACCTTTTTCATAGTTTTTCTTGATAAAATTACATTTAAGTATAGTTGTATTCATTTCAATCTAATATTGTTAAGATATACCAATTCATCATGATTAATAAGCTTTTTATATATTTAAATTCAACTTAAGGACGGATATTAATGAAAAGATTACATGAATTTATAGGTGATGAATATTCATTACTGTTAGACTTTCCTTTATACAACAAAATTCTAATTAATACAGAGTTCGAAATAGAAGATGAAAACGAAGCCATTTATGGTGGTGGTGAACTCATAGGTGTCTTTACCCTAACGCATTTTTTGGAAAATAGAGATTTCCAAGCACTGAAAAGTATTTTCTTAAATGAAGAAATCAATAACTTTCATTATTGTCCCTTCTGCGATAAATCAGTTCCGATTGTTTATAAAAGCCCAATAGAGATTCCTGAGGCAATCAGAAATCATATTTTAACATCTGATCATATTGACAGTTCGGAACTTCATGAGGCTAACGTAAATCACGCTGAAACTGTATTTGAAGAAAGATATAAAGCTGTTAGAGATTTATTGTTTGATAGAAATGGTATTTTAAATATTGAATTAAATTGTACTGCAAAAGAGCAGCATAAATTCAATATTATATTTGCACTAGATAAGAAAGGTTATTTAACTAAGATTGGCCAGAGTCCATCCATAAGGGAATTTGATAATTCTTCTAAAAGATATAAATCAATATTAAAAGGAAAACAGAACAAACAAATCATAAGAGAACTAAATACTTCAACTGGCTTAAAATCTCACGGCATAGGAATTGGTTCATTTGTTTATCTGCGTAGAATCTTTGAGCGTTTAATATACGGTCAATATGATATTCTTCTAACAGAAAATCCAACTGATAATAGTGAGGATTTCAAAAACTTACGTATGGCTGAAAAAATTGATTATCTTAAGGATTATTTACCTAAGTTCCTAGTAAATAATAAATCTCTATACAGTATATTAAGCAAGGGTATTCATGAACTTTCAGAACAAGAATGTTTGGAAAACTACGATACTGTATACGCTGCAATAATCTATATTTTGGAACAAAAACTTGAAATTGATGAAAAGAATAAAAGAGAACAAGAAATTCAAAAAAATATTCAAAGTATCCTAAACAAGAGTTAATATTATTTAAAATAAATAGCTAACAAAAAAGGATTGCAGCAGCAATCCTTTTTCTATTAAAGGGAAACATACAAGGTTAATTCTCCCTGTCTTGGAACTGACCTCATAATGAATTTATCGCTTTAAAAGAATATCATTATAATGAGGTGAATATTTTGTTTATTAGCCCAATGTTATTAGAGCGAATTACCGCAGTGGATTTACAAGCGGTTGACTATAAAAATAATCAAGATTACTATACAGAACTTAAATTAGATGGAATTAGGCTCCTACTTACAAAGTTTAGTGGGAAGATCCGTTTATATACTAGGCATGGGAATGAATGCACTTCAACTTTTCAGGAGCTGACTAAACTACCTATTCCAGATGGTACTATTTTAGATGGAGAAGTTATTGTAACAAAGGACGGAGTTCCTTGTTTTGAGTCTATTATGGAACGCTTTATGTCTTCTAAAAACAAAAATCCCATTCAGTATGGTGTTTTTGATATACTCTATTGCAATAATGTTGATATCATGAACCTTCCTTTATCAGAGAGGAAACAAATGCTAAAAAATATTTTAGCTAATGGAAATACAACCATATTTCCAGTTCCTTACTTAGAGGGAAGAGCGGAGGATTACTTCACTCAGGTAGTTGAGAATGATCTTGAGGGTATTGTTATTAAAAAGGCAGACAGCCGTTATAGTAAGAATAAGCGTTCTGATGCCTGGTTAAAAGTAATTAACTATAAATATGAACCAGTTTTTATAACCAAAATAAGAAAAGAAAAATTTGGAGCTGTTTTAACTTTTAAAGATGGAAGGTATGCAGGAGTTATGGAATTTGCATCTGGAGCGGAGCGATCTATACTTTATAAAAATATTGATAGGAGCAAAGATACTGATAATGATAAGTTTTACTCCTTAAAAAGCCCTATACCATGTATCGTTAAATATAGAAACCTAACTTCACAAGGATTATTAAGAATTCCTTCTTTCTATAGTTGGGGTGAGCACATTGCATCGTAGCAATGTGCTTTTTATTTAGTTAAATCCTTAGTGAAATAGTATTTAAGTAGCTTTTCAGTGTTGTTTCTTAAATTAGCATTGAAATACCGATGCTGCTCATGGTAACCCTTATAATAAAATTCGTACTCCGTAAAAACTCCATCATTGTTGCCAGGTACTGTTTTCATATTAAGCTTTCGCATTTTATCACGAACTACCTTTAGATCTTTCTGTACCTTGAGCATGGTAAACTCAATTAAATTTAAATAAACTCTTTTAATTTTAAAGGGCGCCTTTTGGGTTACTTTGCGATCATATTCCAGAACTGATAAAACAAGTGGCAAATAAATGGAATGCTCCAATATAACCCTGTGTTTTTCTATAATTTTTGTCATTACTCCACTCCCTGATAAAAAATAAGAAACTT
Coding sequences within:
- a CDS encoding RNA ligase family protein gives rise to the protein MFISPMLLERITAVDLQAVDYKNNQDYYTELKLDGIRLLLTKFSGKIRLYTRHGNECTSTFQELTKLPIPDGTILDGEVIVTKDGVPCFESIMERFMSSKNKNPIQYGVFDILYCNNVDIMNLPLSERKQMLKNILANGNTTIFPVPYLEGRAEDYFTQVVENDLEGIVIKKADSRYSKNKRSDAWLKVINYKYEPVFITKIRKEKFGAVLTFKDGRYAGVMEFASGAERSILYKNIDRSKDTDNDKFYSLKSPIPCIVKYRNLTSQGLLRIPSFYSWGEHIAS